Proteins encoded in a region of the Mercenaria mercenaria strain notata chromosome 1, MADL_Memer_1, whole genome shotgun sequence genome:
- the LOC123545717 gene encoding uncharacterized protein LOC123545717 isoform X1 — MERYLQSEIKEAEQNIDDLEQSVYKLQKSTGNKAQEFVCVKTSQKIIASTKSFVSTIQTKTEAKVSFSADMKIKNYLKQQKVLGQVSTAKATYTPRTTAYKVKQKRDIDIKLKEDKTTCNIYGSCFTEDGSLLLADLNNDKLKRLDVSTDTIIDHLDLEDRPIDVCLTRKQEAAVSLNNKTIQFVSLGNKMATTRKLKMDHHCYGLAFNDGKVFISNEFKTVYIHDISGAMLHKITNDKFGKPVFTYSRH; from the coding sequence ATGGAAAGATATCTACAAAGTGAGATCAAGGAAGCAGagcaaaatattgatgacttGGAACAATCTGTTTACAAGCTGCAAAAGTCTACTGGAAATAAAGCCCAAGAATTTGTATGTGTCAAAACTTCCCAGAAAATAATCGCTTCAACTAAAAGTTTTGTAAGCaccattcaaacaaaaacagaagcGAAAGTAAGTTTTTCTGCCGATATGAAAATCAAAAACTACCTAAAACAGCAGAAAGTATTAGGACAAGTGTCTACAGCAAAAGCAACTTACACGCCAAGAACCACAGCATACAAAGTAAAACAGAAGAGGGATATTGATATTAAGCTTAAAGAAGACAAAACTACGTGTAATATATATGGATCCTGTTTTACTGAGGATGGTTCCTTGCTGTTAGCTGATTTGAATAATGACAAATTGAAACGTCTGGATGTTTCTACAGATACCATCATAGACCATCTAGATCTGGAGGACAGACCTATTGATGTATGTCTAACCAGAAAACAAGAAGCTGCAGTAAGTCTGAACAACAAAACCATACAGTTTGTTTCACTAGGAAACAAGATGGCAACAACAAGGAAGCTAAAGATGGATCATCACTGTTATGGTTTGGCCTTCAATGATGGAAAAGTTTTCATATCTAATGAATTCAAAACGGTTTATATTCATGATATAAGTGGAGCTATGTTACATAAAATTACCAATGACAAGTTTGGCAAGCCGGTTTTTACTTACAGTAGACATTAA